attgttttcctttatttttgggGTTATGATAAATAGCTTCTCTGTCCATGGAGGTAAATTGAACTATAGTACCACCCAAAATCCCCTGCCAACTTATTATTGAGTGTGGTTAATTGCAAAAATTAATGAATTCTTAGCAGAAGAGGTATTTCTTGATGAGAAATTGAGTTTGTGGTAGATACGTCTCAGACAGCTGAGCTGTTAATTACAGGAGCAGAAACCACTTCCCTGATGTAGTTCACTTGGTTTCTCAATTTTAAACAAATAGTCCTCGATCTGAAATGTTCCTCATCTGAAACAGAGTCCTTACTTGAAAGAACTACtgctttttataaattaataCAGGAGTTTTAACAAACCTTTGTATTTGTGCAATTAGGCACTGAATTCCATCAACCTTGTAGATACATATTTCTTAAAAGGTTTATTTAAATGATTAGGTGTTTCTTGACAGGTTTATTTAAATTGCTAGGTATTTCTTGAAaggtttatttaaattattaggTGTAACTTGAAAAGTTCACTGTGTTTCCACAGAGGTCTGGGTTGTTCCATGTGGTCATAAATAACTTGGGAAATGAGATGAGCACTGTCTTGTTGATACAAAGCCATTCAGGAAAGTAAGGATTAGGTAATAAATTGGCAGAAATAATTCAATGGCAATAAATCTGCTGTGATTCAGAGTAGATAAATGTAGAGTGGTGCATATAATTTCACATATAAAATGCTGGGCTGACCCTTGCCACTGAGGAGTGAAATATTGCCACAGAAGTGTCAGTTCCATAGGGACctaaaagcagctgaaaaatgaaGAAGTATTAGGAAGGAAATAGAAGACAAACCAGAGCATAATTATGGTACTGTATAAATCAATGGTTATCCCACATCTTCAATTCTCTGTGGTTCTTTCTTGTCATTCATCCCAAAAGATAGAAAAGACTTGGAAAAGCCTCAAATTGAGGCAGGGAGAATAATCAAAGgtagggaagagctgctgcacaAGGGTCAGGGGGATAagctggagctcagcctggagaagggagagatgaaagaaaatggtAAAAATCTGTAGGATAATGATCAGCATGGGCAGGGTGGGTAAGAATAGACTTGCTGATTTCCTCAGCTGCAAGAATGGAGGAGCAACAAGTGAAAGTAGTAAAATCCAGGTTTAGAACAAAAAAACGAGGTAGCTTTTGTGCAACAAACAGCAGCCTGTGGAGTGCCTTGCCAGTGGGTGTTGTAGGAACAACTCTGAAGTGGGCAAATGAGACATCCCCTCATCTAAGTGAGGAAACTGGATGTGTTTGTGGAAGAGGAATTATTTGAGGGTTATTACTCCATGGAAATTGTCTACAGCTTAGGAAGTGGCTGAGATTGGAATCATTGAAGTGTTGGGGTGTCATTCCTGTTCTTGTTCTTCTCTACTGGTCACTGTTAAGATAAAATGGGATGCTGAGCTGAATGGCCCCTTGTCTGATCCACAACTGTCCTGAGGTCAGGAGATTGTGTAGATAGTAACAAACTTACAATACAGCTTCAGAGAAGAttgtataaataatataatgtaatgtgGATATATATTAACCTAAGGGAGCTTATAAACCTGTTTGATCTGGGCTTTCTGTGCAAACCTCCATCCCCGAGACCCTTCTCTGTCTTAGAAGTCAGTTCTTCATCATGCACAAGGGAAATAgaagaattttgttttgtgggaaCCAACTTGTCTTGTCTTTTACATTTTCCCTCCTCTTATGTTCCTTTCTGGCTCCTACACTCTCCTCTAAAACTTGGCTCCTCTTGGTAATCTTTTTAACAGTTCCTCACCTCTGGTTATGTGTTAATATGTCTCACTGGTCGCTATTTTTTagtgcctatttttttttagaagtgtGGAGAGGTTGGAAGTTGGATACATATTAGTGAGACCTCTGCAGTCAATTACTGGAATTGGTGAATGCAAATAAAAGCATCCTCTGCCTTTGGTATtgttatttattctgaaataattggAGGATAAGCCATCAGCAAGCTatagttcttttatttttggcaaTAAGATCTGTGTGATTCCACTTCTGAGGTCCCCAACAtcagaaggacatggacctgttgggacaagcccagaggaggctccaagggctggagccaggctgggagagctgggggtgctcacctggagaggagaagctccagggaatggctcccactgccagagggcagggatggatgggagattgaGAAGAATTTtgggggtggtgaggccctggcagagggtgcccagagaagctgtggctgcccctggatccctggcagtgtccaaggccaggctggacagggttggagcaccctgggatagtggaaggtgtccctgcccatggcagggtgttataactaggtgatctttaatgtcccttccaacccaaaccattccatgattctctgatttaATCATGTTTTGGTTTAGAGGTATTGACTTCACCCATAAGAATGCTGCTCTACCTTTTCCAAATCCCAGTTTAGAAAACACCTGGAATCCTTCCCAGGCATCCCTGTCTGGCCAGGCTCCATATgaatgctttaaatattttttcctattgcaACGTGACCCACTGCTCTCCTGTGTTACACCTGTCTGGGAGGAGGCAGGTGGAGGCTCAGGGCTTTCCTGTTCATGGGAACTTTACCCAGAGGAAGGTTTGGGTCACTCTGAGAGCACAGGGAGGCAGCTGGGACAGCAATAAACCCAAGGGCTAAAACACAAGGAGTAAATTTATTCCCATTATCTCGCTAATTGGAGATCCCCAAAGcaacacctggcacaggtgttCATGAGCACTGATCACCCTGATCcgtgctccaggagctggtgTGGGCCACAGGCTCTGGAACCAAGGCACCACGAGGTGCTGCTGGTCCAGCACCTGCTGTGCTCTGAATGAGACAAACGTAGATGTCTCATTTAGTCTTgcttaaaaatacctttattaTTTTCAACAAATTTCACTTTATCTTACCTTACTTTTCAGCACAATGTCTGGAACTGATGATTTTTCGGTAAGtaacagtttttctttcctgaagatCAGCCAGTTGTGTTGATTATTCCAAAAGCTGACATagttttttgaaggaaaagggGAGCTGACAGCTGAGAGATTTCCTCTGTGTCGCAGTGTGGCGTTTTCCTTTTGGGTAGATGTAGCAATCCCTGGACTAAACATCGGAAGCTGCTGGGTGCCTCGTGGCTTCTCTCCTGTGACATTAACAAAGGAGCTGTGCTTTCATGGCATCAGGATAGCTGTAATGGAAATCTAGGGAAATGTTTTCAGGTTCGTGCCGCAGCTGCCTGTTGTTCCGTGTGGTGGGTCGCCTTTTATCTCTGGCTTTTTAACTGCGGCCTGTCAGAATGCCTCTGCTGCCTTAGTGATAGGAGCTGCACAAAAATGAATGTAATCATCTCTGTGCAGCCCCCGGAGCTCTTCTCCTCCCTCCGGCAGAGGGACGCGGTGTAGCCGCCTGGTGGGGGGATGTCTGCAGCCGGGAATTCCGGCCCGCACATTCCATTCTCACCGGCGCTTTGTCTTTCAGTTGGCAGATGCTTTACCAGACCAGTCGCCCGCTAAAACCTCCAAAGTGAGCAGCACCAAGCCTGGCCAGCAGCCCGGGCAGCCTCCGCAGGGCTGGCCGGCTTCCAACCCTTGGAATAACCCCAGCGCCCCCCCTATGACTCCAACGGGACTGCCACCAAACACATCGGCTTCCAGCGTGCCCTTCGGACCTCCTCCCACGGGAATGTATCCTTCAATGCCCCCGGGACCGCCTGctccatttcctcctcctcctactggaccctcctgccctcctcctgGTGGTCCATATCCACCCCCAACTGTGCCAGGTCCTGTCCCGCCAGGGCAGTATCCTCCACCAAATATGCCCTTTCCAGAGCTTCCACGACCTTACGGAGGTCCAACAGAGCCAgctgcacctcctgctcctgttgGGCCATGGGGATCCATGCCCTCTGGAGCATGGGGACCAACAATGGGAGGGCAGTATCCTGCTCCCAGCATGCCATATCCACCCCCAGGGCCATATTCCGCTCCTACCCAGACTCCAGGGGCTGCGCCGACAGTACCGTGGGGTACGGTCCCGCCTGGAACGTGGGGACCGTCACCGCCCGGGCCATTCCCTCCACCCACAGGATCATACCCAGCTCCAGGACTATATCCTACGCCCCCTAATCCTTTTCAAGTGCCATCTGGTCCTGCTGGTGCTCCATCAATGCCTGGTGGTCCCCATGTGAGTATTTAATTTTGGTCTCAAATTACTCTAAAACGTTTCACTTTTTAAGTGGGGAAATTTCAGTAGCGTAAAACCCGTTAGTGCAGGTAGGGAGTTTCAGCACACCTCAAGTTTTGTTCCTCGAGTCAATGGGATAGCAGCAACTTGTTAAGTATTGAATATACCAGAATGGCTAAATTATGTTAATGTCTCACGTTATAGTGGTCTTCCACTGCTTGGAAAGACTCTGAAAGccaaaaaaggggggaaagcaTTGTAATaattctgaaagagaaaatattctaaTCTCTTCCATCAAGAGAGCTTGCTGATAGAGCATTAGGGAGGGAATAACAAAATATAAGGATGAATTTGTGATTAATTAACAATATTTGTAACTGTGAATGAACTGCTGTGTGAAAAACCTGTATTGACCATGACTTATTGTCTCTTGCAGCCTTACCGCTGAATACGTTCTGGGCAACAAAATACTGTAGTTTTCCACCTTCATCCACTACTTACAgagatttttacagtttttgttTCGGTAATGTATGGGGCTATGAAGAATATTGCCTCTTGTGTGTGCATTTGAGGTATGAAGGAGCAGTTTACATCAATTTACCTTGCTCATATGCTGGCATAATTATTTGGTTTAATcaaatgaaatacaaagagaagaaatcaaCTAACACACCTGTGGTTCTTATGTTGGCAAGTATTCCTTGGAAAAACAGGAGTTGCCATGTAAGGATTATAAAGAATCAGGCCCAcggaattttaaaaaagttaattCTTAAATTTCCATTAATGCTTTAAGTCTCGTTGCCAGACTCCTGCTGGTCATTGAACGGATGGATAGTCATATTTTGTCTATTTTCAGGTTATTCTAAAAAGTCAATAGAGAAAGTGTTTCAACGTTTTAGTCAAGAAACCTAATTTCTGAACGTGCTACAGTAATTCAAACTAACAAGACAGAGCATGTGAACTCGAAGGTTTTCTCAGCATTTTGTACATACTCAAACCAATTGCTCGGTCTGGGACTACGGAGGAGAAGAGCCACGTTTGGAAGCCTTGGTGTGACTGGTCAGCACACTGTTGGTGTTCACAAACAGGCAATTCCTGTGCAAGTGAAATAACCTGGATGTGCAGTTAACTTTGAATCAGCAAAATGTGAGTTTTATGCATGCAAATGAGGACATCCTGTTGCCAGTTCTCATTCTGTGGTGGTTGGAAGTTTGGCTTGGTCTGTGTAAAGAGAAACTGATCCCCACGTAGGTACTTCCCTATTTCTGACCTGGGTTCTAGTCATTTCAAATTTGACTTGGCTGCTGGGTTGTGTAAACCTGGCAGACTTTTTCAGAGTCCCTGGAAACTGAACTTGAGCTTAAAACCCAACCTGAGCATTCCCTTCCCAGCAGTTTTTGGCACAGCTGTGTCACGACGGAGATCCTCGTTGCCGCCGTTGGGCGCGAGGGGCTCTCGTTCGCTGTCGCTGGGAGCAGCCCTCTGTTCCCAGCTGGGTGTCTGCATACCTCACGGAGTAGGAGGAATTTGGGAGAAACTGAATGTCAGGAAGCCTGTGcactgctgtgcagctgcctcTCCCAAGGGGCACTGCCTGAGTTTCCGTGTTCTTGCCATATCTGTGCCAAGCACATCCGAGGGGTTTGCCGAGACGCAGCCACGTCTCTTGGTGGTACTTCATGGCCTACACTTGGACCACGGACAGTTTGTTTCCTCCCCAGCTGGGGATCTCCTGACTTAGCCTCTGTGGGTAGAATTAGGAACAGATTTTGCTTCACATGGTAGCTCATTAGGGAGTCTTTGTATCATGGAACTGTGAACACGAGTTAATTCTCTTCCAGTACTTTCGTGGCTTCCTGCATGCGTGTGATGACACTCTAAAAGCACATGGGGTGACCTGGTGGTGATGCTCCTTGCTGGTCATAGCCTTTATGGCAAAGTCCTACAGTATTTTTGCAGGAGAAAGcagccagctgagctgtggctgctttAATCCAACGTCATGAAAGCTGATAGCAAAGGAAtgtctattttttcttttaggaagaCAATACTGGAGCtgaacaaaaatacttttaacaCTTCAACTTAAACCCCAGCAACTTAACCCTTGGAATAAGAACCAAAAGTGCAAGTCTTCACTAACCTTAAGAAAAACCCCAGTTGCCCCCCTAGCAGACTTGGCAAgactaattaaaaattaacataagCAACATTGACTGCATTTGCTTAAGTGCTTTTTTGATACCTGCAGCCTTAGACTGTAAATCATTGTaatgaaaaaacatttattcCAAATGAATGGATCATGCAGTAGCAGCCCTCCAGTTGGAATTGCACTGGCCATATGTCTCtgcagggaatgggaaaaggTAGGAAAGGATAAAGCAAAAGTAGCAAGTAATGATTTTTGGAAAGGGGTTTTGTAAAAGTAACTAGACTTCTAGGTTCTT
The window above is part of the Vidua macroura isolate BioBank_ID:100142 chromosome 6, ASM2450914v1, whole genome shotgun sequence genome. Proteins encoded here:
- the MAPK1IP1L gene encoding MAPK-interacting and spindle-stabilizing protein-like, with the translated sequence MSGTDDFSLADALPDQSPAKTSKVSSTKPGQQPGQPPQGWPASNPWNNPSAPPMTPTGLPPNTSASSVPFGPPPTGMYPSMPPGPPAPFPPPPTGPSCPPPGGPYPPPTVPGPVPPGQYPPPNMPFPELPRPYGGPTEPAAPPAPVGPWGSMPSGAWGPTMGGQYPAPSMPYPPPGPYSAPTQTPGAAPTVPWGTVPPGTWGPSPPGPFPPPTGSYPAPGLYPTPPNPFQVPSGPAGAPSMPGGPHPYR